A window of Saccopteryx leptura isolate mSacLep1 chromosome 5, mSacLep1_pri_phased_curated, whole genome shotgun sequence contains these coding sequences:
- the SLC26A1 gene encoding sulfate anion transporter 1 gives MEVSPEQQGEGPVLVRRQRPAPPGLRERLKARLRQSRVCSVQGARALVHDLLPATHWLCGYRLREDLPGDVMSGLVIGIILVPQAIAYSLLAGLQPIYSLYTSFFANLIYFLLGTSRHVSVGIFSLLCLMVGQVVDRELLLAGFDSAQEVRGPRDNSSTLNASAGTLALGMQDCGRDCYAIRVATALTLVVGIYQVLMGILRLGFVSAYLSQPLLDGFAMGASVTILTSQLKHLLGVQVPRHQGLGMVVSTWLSLLRNVGQANLCDVLTSAVCLAVLLAAKELSDRCRHRLKMPLPTELLVIVVATLVSHFGQLHARFGSSVAGVIPTGFMAPRVPDPGLMRRVALDAVPLALVGSAFSISLAEMFARSHGYSVRANQELLALGCCNVLPAFFHCFATSAALAKTLVKTATGCRTQLSSVVSAGVVLLVLLVLAPLFQDLQRSVLACVIVVSLRGALRKVRDVPKLWRFSRADALVWVTTAATCVLVSSEAGLLGGLLLSLLILAGRVQHPRAALLARIGGSGFYEDAAEFEDLVPEPGVRVFRFAGPLCYVNKDFFLRSLYNLTGLDPGHAVARRKEQGPGAGVSEGDPIEDEGQGPVSNTAALVPMAAGFHTVVIDCAPLLFLDAAGLATLRGLRRDYKALGVALLLACCSPSVTDALRRGNFFGEGQGDVDEEGQLFHSVHTAVQAAQARHREQVPTDSSL, from the exons ATGGAGGTGTCCCCTGAGCAGCAGGGTGAGGGACCGGTGTTGGTCCGCAGGCAGCGCCCGGCGCCCCCAGGCCTGCGTGAAAGGCTGAAGGCCCGGCTGCGGCAGAGCCGTGTGTGCAGCGTGCAGGGGGCCCGTGCGCTGGTGCACGACCTGCTGCCCGCCACGCACTGGCTGTGCGGGTATCGCCTGCGGGAGGACCTGCCGGGCGATGTCATGTCTGGGCTGGTCATTGGCATCATCCTGGTGCCCCAGGCCATTGCCTACTCGCTGCTGGCAGGGCTGCAGCCCATCTACAGCCTCTACACGTCCTTCTTCGCGAACCTCATCTACTTCCTGCTGGGCACCTCCCGCCATGTCTCCGTGGGCATCTTCAGCCTGCTCTGCCTCATGGTCGGGCAGGTGGTGGACCGCGAGCTCCTGCTGGCTGGCTTTGACTCCGCCCAGGAGGTCCGAGGGCCCAGGGACAACAGCAGCACCCTCAACGCCTCCGCCGGCACACTGGCGCTCGGGATGCAGGACTGCGGGAGGGACTGCTACGCCATCCGCGTCGCCACCGCTCTCACCCTGGTGGTCGGGATTTACCAG GTCCTCATGGGCATCCTCCGGCTGGGCTTTGTGTCTGCCTACCTCTCACAGCCGCTGCTCGATGGCTTTGCCATGGGGGCCTCAGTAACCATCCTGACTTCCCAACTGAAACACCTGCTGGGCGTGCAGGTCCCACGGCACCAGGGGCTGGGCATGGTGGTCAGCACGTGGCTGAGCCTGCTGCGTAACGTCGGGCAGGCCAACCTGTGTGACGTGCTCACCAGTGCCGTGTGCCTGGCAGTGCTGCTGGCCGCCAAGGAGCTCTCGGACCGATGCCGGCACCGCCTGAAGATGCCCCTGCCCACGGAACTGCTGGTCATCGTGGTGGCCACTCTTGTTTCCCACTTCGGGCAGCTCCACGCACGCTTTGGCTCCAGTGTGGCTGGCGTCATCCCCACCGGCTTCATGGCCCCCCGGGTGCCAGACCCCGGGCTGATGCGGCGTGTGGCGCTGGACGCTGTGCCCCTGGCCCTCGTGGGCTCTGCCTTCTCCATCTCGCTGGCAGAGATGTTCGCCCGCAGCCACGGCTACTCTGTGCGGGCGAACCAGGAGCTGCTGGCCTTGGGCTGCTGCAACGTGCTGCCAGCCTTCTTCCACTGCTTTGCCACCAGTGCCGCCCTGGCCAAGACCCTGGTGAAGACGGCCACCGGCTGCCGCACACAGCTGTCCAGCGTGGTCAGTGCCGGCGTggtgctgctggtgctgctggtgCTGGCACCACTGTTCCAGGACCTGCAGCGGAGCGTGCTGGCCTGTGTCATCGTCGTCAGCCTGCGGGGGGCCCTGCGCAAGGTGAGGGACGTCCCGAAGCTGTGGCGGTTCAGCCGGGCCGATGCGCTGGTCTGGGTCACCACTGCAGCCACCTGCGTGCTGGTCAGCTCCGAGGCCGGGCTGCTAGGGGgtctgctcctctcactgctcATCCTGGCTGGCCGCGTACAGCACCCACGTGCCGCCCTGCTCGCCCGCATCGGGGGCTCCGGCTTCTACGAGGATGCCGCGGAGTTCGAAGATCTCGTCCCCGAGCCTGGGGTGCGTGTATTCCGCTTTGCCGGGCCACTCTGCTACGTCAACAAGGACTTCTTCCTGAGGTCCCTTTACAACCTCACGGGGCTGGACCCTGGGCATGCGGTGgccaggaggaaggagcagggcccAGGAGCAGGGGTCAGTGAGGGAGACCCCATCGAGGACGAGGGCCAGGGCCCAGTGAGCAACACGGCTGCATTGGTGCCCATGGCAGCCGGCTTCCACACGGTGGTCATCGACTGCGCCCCGCTGCTGTTCCTGGACGCAGCCGGGCTGGCCACACTGCGGGGTCTGCGCAGAGACTACAAGGCCCTGGGCGTTGCCCTGCTCCTGGCCTGCTGCAGCCCCTCAGTGACGGACGCCCTGAGGAGAGGGAACTTCTTCGGGGAGGGTCAGGGGGACGTGGATGAGGAGGGGCAGCTGTTCCACAGCGTGCACACTGCGGTGCAGGCGGCCCAAGCCCGCCACAGGGAGCAAGTGCCCACTGACTCCTCGCTCTAG
- the IDUA gene encoding alpha-L-iduronidase isoform X2, whose product MENQLLPGFELMGSPSGHFTDFEDKQQVFEWKDLVSLLARRYIDRYGLAHVSKWNFETWNEPDNQDFDNVSMTMQGFFNYYDACSEGLQAANPVLRLGGPGDSFHPPPHSPLCWGLLGHCHNGTNFFTGEVGVRLDYIALHKKGSGSSIHILEQEKIVIQQIQQLFPKFADTPIYNDEADPLVGWSLPQPWRAEVTYAAMVVKIIAQHQSLMVANSSYRVRYALLSNDNAFLSYHPHPFSQRTLTARFQVNNTRPPHVQLLRKPVLTAMGLLALLDGEQLWAEVSQAGVVLDTNHTVGVLASAHRPVGPADAWRTTVLIYASDDTRAHANRSVPLTLHLHGVPLGPGLVYVTLYLDNRLCSPHGEWQRLGRPVFPSPEQFRRMRAAEDPVATAPRPFPAGGRLTLRPELPLPSLLLVHVCARPEEPPGQVTRLRALPLTRGQLLLVWSDERMGSKCLWTFEIQFSPDGQVYTPISRKPSTFNLFVFSPDTAVVSGSYRVRAVDYWARPGPFSKPVQYLEAPAR is encoded by the exons ATGGAAAACCAGCTCCTTCCTG GCTTTGAGCTGATGGGCAGCCCCTCTGGACACTTCACCGACTTTGAAGACAAGCAGCAGGTGTTTGAGTGGAAGGACCTGGTCTCCCTCCTGGCCAGGAGATACATCG ACAGGTATGGACTGGCGCACGTTTCCAAGTGGAACTTCGAAACGTGGAATGAACCGGACAACCAAGACTTTGACAACGTGTCCATGACTATGCAAG GCTTCTTCAACTACTATGACGCCTGCTCTGAGGGGCTGCAGGCAGCCAACCCGGTTCTGCGCCTGGGCGGCCCTGGGGACTCCTTCCACCCACCACCACACTCACCGCTGTGCTGGGGCCTCCTGGGGCACTGTCACAACGGCACCAACTTCTTCACGGGGGAGGTGGGCGTGCGGCTGGACTACATCGCCCTCCACAAGAAG GGCTCGGGCAGTTCCATCCACATCCTGGAGCAGGAGAAGATAGTCATTCAGCAGATACAACAGCTGTTCCCCAAGTTCGCCGACACCCCCATTTACAACGATGAGGCggaccccctggtgggctggtCCCTGCCGCAGCCTTGGAGGGCTGAGGTGACCTATGCTGCCATGGTCGTGAAG ATCATCGCGCAGCACCAGAGCCTGATGGTGGCCAACAGCAGCTACCGGGTCCGCTACGCGCTGCTGAGCAACGACAACGCGTTCCTGAGTTACCACCCACACCCCTTCTCCCAGCGCACGCTCACCGCTCGCTTCCAGGTCAACAACACCCGCCCGCCCCATGTGCAGCTGCTGCGCAAGCCTGTGCTCACCGCCATGGGACTGCTGGCCCTGCTGG ACGGCGAGCAGCTCTGGGCCGAGGTGTCACAGGCTGGAGTGGTGCTGGACACCAACCACACTGTGGGCGTCCTGGCCAGCGCCCACCGCCCAGTTGGCCCCGCGGATGCCTGGCGCACCACGGTTCTGATCTACGCCAGCGATGACACCCGCGCTCACGCCAACCGCAGTGTCCCCTTGACCCTGCACCTGCACGGGGTGCCCCTGGGCCCCG GGCTCGTGTATGTTACGTTGTACCTGGACAACCGGCTCTGCAGCCCCCACGGCGAGTGGCAGCGCCTAGGCCGGCCAGTCTTCCCCTCGCCAGAGCAGTTCCGGCGCATGCGTGCAGCCGAG GACCCGGTGGCCACCGCGCCGCGCCCCTTCCCTGCCGGAGGCCGTCTGACATTGCGCCCAGAGCTCCCGCTGCCCTCATTGCTGCTGGTGCACGTGTGCGCGCGCCCGGAGGAGCCGCCGGGCCAG GTGACCCGGCTCCGCGCTCTGCCCCTGACTCGCGGGCAGCTGCTTTTGGTCTGGTCCGATGAGCGAATGGGCTCAAA GTGCCTGTGGACATTTGAGATCCAGTTCTCCCCAGATGGTCAGGTGTACACTCCCATCAGCAGGAAGCCATCGACTTTTAACCTCTTTGTGTTCAGCCCAG ACACGGCTGTTGTCTCTGGCTCCTACCGGGTTCGAGCAGTGGACTACTGGGCCCGGCCAGGCCCCTTCTCAAAACCTGTGCAGTATCTGGAGGCCCCTGCCCGGTGA